From the Colletotrichum lupini chromosome 1, complete sequence genome, the window GTGTGCGCCCACGAAATAGATGAGACGATGCCATCACAACAACTTGATAGAATCATATAGACTCATATGCTGTTGGCACTAGAGGGAGCTGAAGCTGCGGATAAGCGTCTAATAGTCCATGTCTCTCTATGCATTGCCGCACACTGTAAGGATGTATTGAGTGCTTAGCATTGCATGTTGCTCCACCTTAGTTTGTTGCTCCATCGAACCGACAAGGTGGGAACATAAATCCTTATCACGCGAGGAAATGCTCTACCGGCAATATCAGCACGCAAGAATGCCATGGCTCTGTCATGACCGGAAGGTGGGGGATTTAACACTGACTACAGAGTCGATCCCAACTCCCCATGAGCTTCTTAACTAACTTTTGCCTAGGGGATCAGCCAACTCCAAGAAATATTCCCCCTCGGCCCCCTCCTAGCGGTCACAGGCGGCCCAATGACCACATCCAAGCAGAAATTCAGGCTAAATGCATCGTGGAATTGCCGTCGATGAGCGCCCCGGACCCCTGTACCGTCGTACTACCGTGCGGAGAAACGCGGGGTGCGGAGGCCCTGGAGGCTTTTCACCCGAAATTGGACCCCATGGTTCGGTGATTCCCCATCAACAATAGTCAAGGAAAGCCGAGGGACGATGGACCGGTGCGAGGGTTTCGCGGTCTCTTCGTGGAGTCTTTTAGGAATCCGTCGCCGAATAATGGGGCGGAAATACGTCAAGGAAAAGTTTCCTAGCTTGGCCGATGGGATACAAACGTTGAAGACCACATCATGGCCCGCCATATAAGACTCCAAGGTAAGGCGCGTCATGGTCGTATCGTAAGGTCACAGTCACTTCAAAATCACCTCTCAAGATGATGACGACTTCACGACGGTCCTCGTTGCCGACGCGAGCCTTCGGGCTGACTCTCTTGAGCCTGCTGCTGCTCATCCTCAGCCCCGCGAATGCCCTCACCGTCCAGCCGCGACAGAACTCGTCCACCCCGACCACTGGCGGACGCGAGCGCGTGAGCATCAACAAGGGATGGCGCTTCTGGCGCTCAGAGTTCAACCCAGACGGCCTCATCTACGATCAGCGCCCGGACCTCGTGAACTTGACCGACACCTTTGCGCTCAAGCCGTGGATCCTGCCGTCTGCCAACGACTTCATCAACGACCCGGCTAAGCACTACGAGCGCCCCGGTAGCGAGCCCTCGCGCAATGTCTCGTATGCATCAGCGAGCTTTGACGATGCTTCGTGGGAGAGTGTCGATCTGCCTCACGATTGGGCTATCGCAGGCCCGTTCTATACCGAGGAGAATCCCATCATTGGTGGTGGAATGGGCCGCTTGCCTGTGCATGGCGTGGGTTGGTACCGTCGATCATTGACGGTCATCCCCGAGGATGAGGGCAAGTCCATCTTCCTCGATGTGGATGGAGCCATGTCCTACGCGATGGTGTGGCTCAATGGCTACCTGATCGGTGGCTGGCCTTACCCGTACAACTCGTTCCGCCTCGATCTCACGGCGCACCTCAAGACTGGACAAGACAACGTTCTCGCCATCCGACTGGACAACCCTCCAGACTCGGCACGCTGGTACCCTGGAGGTGGCATCTACCGCAACGTGTGGCTGACCAAGATCAGCCCTGTCCACGTCGCGCAATGGGGAACCTACATCGTCACAAAGGACGTCTCCTCCGAGTCTGCTACCGTGGACTTGGTAGTTGATGTCGAGAACAAGGGCGATTCCGACCAGGATGTCGAAGTCTCCACCGAAATCCACCTCCTCGACGCTTCGACAGACAAGCCGGGAGCCAAGGTAGCCGAGTTCTCCAGCTCATCAACCTCTGTCACGGCTGGCAGCAAAGCACAAGTCAATGGCTCAACGACCGTCACATCCCCCCTCCTCTGGGGCCCACCACCGACCCAGAAACCGAACCGCTACGTCGCCGTCACGACAGTCACCGTCGCCGGCGCCGTCGTCGATACCTACGAAACTCGCTTCGGCATCCGCACCGTAACCTACGACGCGAACCGCGGCCTCCTCGTCAACGGCGAACACGTCCTCATCCAAGGCGTAAACAACCACCACGACCTCGGCGCCATCGGCGCAGCCTTCAACACCCGTGCAGCTGAGCGTCAGCTCGAGGTCCTCGAGGAACTCGGCTGCAACGCGATCCGCATGTCCCACAACCCGCCCGCCCCGGAACTCCTCGAACTGACAGATAGCCGCGGGTTCCTGGTTATGGATGAGGTGTTTGACTCGTGGTACCGCAACAAGACGGCAAACGACTTCCACCTCATCTTCGAGGACTGGCACGAGGCCGACCTACGTGCCATGATGCGCCGTGATCGGAACCACGCCTCCGTCATCATGTGGAGTTTCGGCAACGAGGTCTCAGAGCAGCAGATTGGCGACCCAGGCACCGTCCCCGCGCTCGAGCTGCACGGCATCGTGGGCGAGGAAGATCCCACCCGGCCCTCGACAGCGTCGATGAACTTTGCCAAGCCAAACATGTCCTTCCCTACCGCCATGGACGTCCTCAGCTTAAACTACCAGGGCGAAGGCATCCGCGACACACCAAACTACTCCTTCCTCCCGGGCGTGAGGACACACCCCTTATACGCCGACTTCCACGAGGCCTTCCCGGACAAGATGATCCTCAGCAGCGAGACGGCCTCGGCGCTGAGCACGCGCGGGACCTACATGTTCCCCGTCACGGGCGACACGGGCGCCCCCGTCAACGACACCTCCGGAGGAAACTCCACCTCGCAGCAGGTCAGCGCGTACGAGCTCTACTCGGCCAACTTTGGCTCCTCGCCCGACAAGGTCTTCAAGGCGCAGGATACGCACCCCTTTGTGGCGGGCGAATTCGTCTGGACGGGCTGGGATTACCTCGGCGAGCCGACGCCGTACTACACGGCGCGCAGCTCCTACTCGGGCATCATCGATCTCGCGGGCTTCAAGAAGGACCGCTTCTTCCTGTATCAGGCGCGCTGGAGGCCTGATGTCAAGTTTGCGCATGTGCTGCCGCACTGGAACTGGCCTGAGGACCGCGTCGGCGAGGTCACCCCCGTGCATGTTTTCACGTCGGCGGACGAGGCCGAGTTGTTTGTAAACGGGGTCTCGCAGGGTAGGCAGACGCGCGCGGAGCTGACGTACCGGTTCCGATGGGACGATGTCGTGTATGAGCCCGGTGAGATCCGGGTCGCGACGTATAAAGCCGGCGCGGAGTGGGCCGAGACGACGGTGCGAACGGTCGGGGCGTCGGCGAAGCTTCGCGGGTCTGCGGACCGTACGACGATCAAGGCCGACGGCGTGGACTTGTCGTTTGTTACTGTCGAGGTGTTGGATTCGAATGGCGATGTGGTGAGGTTCGCGGACGATGAGATTACCTTTTCCGTGAGCGGACCTGGTGAGATTATTGCGACTGACAACGGTGACCCGGCGGACTTGGTTGCGTTCCCGTCGTTGGTCCGCAAGGCGTACAGCGGTCTTGTGTTGGCTATTGTGAGGTCTGGGGAGGGTGTTGCTGGAGATATCACCGTCACGGCTTCCGGTGCGGGTCTTGAGGGGGTTGAGGTTGTTGTGAAGACACAGTGAAAGTGTTCAAGTTTGGTGTACATAAAGGTCTAATACCAGACTAGGTGAAGGGAATCTCATTCAAAGAACGTTAAGAAACCGCACAGCCTCAGAGACATTCAATCAGTGATCATCGTGTACCGAGAGTTTGGTAGGTTGCACTCGCACTCGCTGATGAATTGCCTTGCTCGGGGCGTTGGACCTGGGAAGAGCCAAATAAATGGGCTGTAAAGTTTAACAGAGTGAGCAGACGCATGACAGGGGCTGCCATAGAACGCATACAAGCGGAATTACCTACCTAATTTAGGTCGTGCACAAACGGGATGAACTATGGCTTCGAGTCAGGAGTCTCTCGGATCAGCCCCCCAACTAACGTCAGGCGGTTGACCAGCAGAGGTAGGGCTGAAGAAGGACATGAAGATGGGAATCGAAGATACGGAGCAGGTAAAGACTCTAACAAGTGTCTCGCTGTATTCGGCTCAGCTGCCGATCTCCTCGTACTTTCAGCACACCTCGGCCTCTACAATACGGATACAATAGGTCAACTGCTCGCAGCCACGCCGCCCCGTTCAACGGCGCCGGGGAACTAGATTAACGGCGGAAGGCGGAGCAACACGACCAAATGAACGAAAATAGCAGCAGGTCGCCCCACGGCGAGCGGGTTGTTGACTTGTCCGGCACAGAGATGGGCGTGGGACGGGTTGACAACTTGATTGTGGAGGGAAACCCGGCATTGTCGAGATTGACCTTCCCCACTAAGACTCCCTGCAGCATCCGCCCTTTACGAGGTTGCATATGATCGCCATAATGCAGGACGATGGGCacattaagtaaataagctctactgTTAAAGATGGCATGCCCATCCCGCCGGCCCGTTCATCTGATCCGTTGATCCTCTTTCTCGCTATACATCCTGTCAATCGTTTGGATACGTCAGTTTTGAGATCCTTAATACCATGTCGCCCGTCACTCGTTTGttctcggcggcggcggtcgcGTCAGTTGCGACTGCGGCTGTGCTTGATCTGGGCATTATTGTCGACAATGGCTACGTGAGTTCCATATACAGCCTTTGATAACGACAATACGCAGTAACACATGCATCATAGAAAGTTGTCGAGTTCGGCATCGGAACGCCAGCCAAGACATTCCGTCTCCTCTTCGATACGGGAAGCTCCTCTTCGTGGGCGACCGACAGCCAGTGCCTCGCCAAGGGAAACTGCAACAACGGTAGCGGGTGCGTCTCGCGAACCAAATCCCCTGAGCAAGATCATCCTTCAGGGTCACTAATACATAGAATGGCAGATACGATCGGTCGGGCTACAGCATCAACGCCTCAACCAGCGGCCACTACACGGGCGAAAGCGCCGTGATCCCCTACCTCGGAGGCGACGTCGCCGGCCCCACGGTCGCCGAGAAATGGACCATCGGCAACTTCACCTGGGACCAGTCCTTCATCGCCGCAAACGAGAGCAATTGGGCCGCGCTCGCCGCTGACGGCTTCATGGGTCTCGGCTTCAGCTCCATCATCGACGGCGGTGCCAACACCGTCGTCGAGACCCTCATGGCGGAAAACCGCCTCGACGCGGCAAAGTTTGGAATCTACTACGGTACCGAGGCCAAGAACACGAGCGGCGTGCCCGGCGACGGCGTCCTGACGATCGGTGGCTCCCGCGAGCACGAGTATATTGAGGGCGACCTCGTCACGATCCCTATCACCCGCGTGGACGGCACCTACGATGTCTGGCGGTCTACGATCCTCAAGGTCAACGGCACACGGACGACGAGCAACGGCAGCGTCATCGAGACGGAGACGGATTTCGACCAGGCGCGCGTCGTCTTCGACACGGGCGCGGGGTCCATTACCCTCCCGACGAAGCAAAACCTGGCCGTGTACGAGTCCATCGGGATGAACTACACGAAGATCCTCAAGGGCGAGCACATCCCGCTCTGCAGCGAGTTCAACTCGTCGTGGTCGTTCAAGTTTACTTTCGGTGACTACCGGTACCCGCAGACGATTGAGATCCCGGGCGATCAGTTGGCGCGGCCAGGATTTGCGTACCGGGATGACGCGTGCTGGCCTCCGTTTGAGGATGGCGCACAGTCTGGGTTCGTGTTGATTGGGACGCCGTTGTTGAGGAACTTTTATACCGTGTGGGATTATGGCTCTGCGGCGAACGAGACGGTGATTGGGAGGTTTGATCCGACGTTGTCGTTTGGGTACTTGAAGAACAAGACCGCGGCAGCGAAGTGAGGGAGGGTGGATATGGGATGGCAGTGATGGGGTTTGAGATTGTAGGTCATGGGGGTGAATCATATCAGAACCAGATTTTTGGAACCCATCAAATGCAAAATATTCCATGCGAGCGAATCTTGGAAATCCTTCAACTTGACAGACCGGGGGTTCATGCATCGATGCGATCGTGAGCTGAAGATCTTGGATCGCACGTGGAGGAGGACCAGCCAATCCCACCTGGGGGTCAACCAGTTCTACAGATCTGCATCGGGCTCGTCTATTTGACTTTTGTTGTGACGTGCCGCACCTTACGGAAAATGGCAGGTGAGTATCTATCACAGGATTTTGATTTGACAGTCTGGGTGTTGACATGGACTGGGATGGAAGGGTTGATGTGGGTGAGAAAGGGCCCAGACCCAAACTGAGAGGGTGAAGTGAGTGAGTAAACCGTGAGTGAGTGGCTGAGAGAGAGGCACAGAGTGTAAGTGAGTGTGTGAGTGAGCTGTGAGTGAAGAGTGAGATGAGAGGCCCAGACGCCAAAAGTTCGAGGTGCGGCAACATGACGTCGTCGGTGACGTCTTGGCCGAAGTTGCGCCATGTGCCATTGGCTCACAGCAGCGACGCACTCGCCACGCGCCCACGCAACTTTCGCAGCTTCACAGCGGAGAAGGTGTGGCTGGGAAAAACCTGGAACAAATTGAACTGGAGGGAAGGCAGTTGCACATGCACGAACCGCTCAGTTAATCGTCACTGCTCTGCATGGAGTGTCTGGTTGGTTCATTCATCTGCCTTGGTGGTGTAAGAGAGGAAGAGAAATGCAGAAGGAGGgatggagggggagggaAGATGCGGGATATTACTCCTTGAGCACCGGCTGTCCTTCTGGGCTGCTACGAATGTGTTCTCCTTCATGATACCCTTTACCTACGAAATACCTAGCATTATTCTACCCTCTTTGTGTCAGATTTTACCTACTCGAAATACCTAATTCTTTCCCGAGTCCCTATCACCGTATCTAGAGAAGGGAGCACATCATCAGACCAACATGCCTCGGACACTGCTTCTGTGTTTCATCCATGGCTTCAAAGTGAGTAGTCAACAACAGCAAGCCATCGATGCGCCGGCACAGCAAGCAGCTAACAAGTACAAATTTCACAAGGGGAACGAAGACACATTTCATGATTTTCCAGATGTGAGACTCCTTCAGCACCACGCGCCCATTTCTTCTGTACTGATGCTTGCGATGTAGGACCTGAAGCGATCAGTCACGAAGCAACTCCCAGACCATCGCGTCGAGTCCATCGTGTACCCTCAGTATGAGACCAAAGGCGAGCTGGCGCAGGCCACCGAGGCGTTTCTCGCATGGTCAGTCTACTTACCACTCGCAGTAGTCATTACCCTGAAGCATGCTGACACCATGTAGGCTGAAGGAGAGGGTCATGGATGTAAGAAAGGCCAGCGTCGAGAAACCTTGGCCACCCAAGGACAGAGAAGTCGGAGTCGTTCTCGTCGCTCATTCTATGGGGTAGGCAGTCTCGCAAATCTGCACGCTCAAGTGATCCAAGCCTAACACACCTTAGAGGATTCGTCGCCGCAGATTCGCTCTTCCTAGCCATCAACGAGCGGGCACAGTCCAACCCGTCAGAAGATGACCCGATCTTCCCCCTCATCCAGGGCATCCTCACCTTCGACACTCCCTACAACGGCCTCGCCCGTTCCATGTTCGTCTACGGCGGCTTCTCAAACTATCAAAAAGTCAGCAGCGTCTTCAACGTCATGACGGCCCTCTCAGCCGCCGCACCCTCCACCCTCGCTCGCCTAGGAACCCGCCGCGCCGCAACCTCGGCCGTGACGACTACAGCCACCCGCAACCCAGGCTGGAAGACGTGGCAGCTCGTAGCCGTGAGGACAGGCACCGTGGGCGCCATCGCAGCAGGAGGCGTCGCCGCCTACGTCAACCGCGAGGCCATCATGAAGAGCCTCAAGGGCCTCAACAAGAACTCCGTCAAGGAAGGGTACCAGCAGAGCGTCGATGCTCTCGGCCAGGGGCTGGCGTATATCAACCGCGGCAACGTCGGCCAATCCTTTGCCTGGCTCTCGGACCACTTCACTTTCGTTGGCGCGCTCATGAAGCAGAAAGAACTCAACCGCCGCCTCGAGCGGATGGGTGCGCTCAAGGGTGTCGGCATTCACGACTTTTATGCGTCGCTGGGCGAGAACGGGTACTGGCAGGGTGGCTACTTTGTCCCCGAGCGGACGTTCTGCGCCGTACCGGAGGAGAGTCATCCTGCTTCATCGCTCTTCTCGCGACAGGTTCTGCCAGAGGTTGACGACGAGGTGGCTGCGCATATGGCCATGTTCCAGCCTGCGAAGCACAAGGGGTACGAGAAGATGACAGAGAATGCGGCCGACTTGGTGATTGAGTGGTTCAAGAGCGAGGAGCCTGTTGTCGATGATGCCAAGTTCCGCGAGACGCCGCCCGAGGAGGTTGCGGAGGATGCCGAGGTTGAGGAAACGTTGGAGAAAGCTATTTCGAACACCGAAGCACCAGCAGAAAACTCGGACGACAAGATTGACGAAAAGTTCAACGAGAAGGAAGCGTCAAAGTCGACGGATGATGGAATACCCGACGAGTCACCGATTGACATCGCCGCCGCTGCTTCGCTCGTGCCGCTCCCCGCCGACGGCGAGGGAGATTTGGTGGGCGATATCAACCCGGAGAACATGACTAACGAGGAGAAGCGGACGTACATGCAGCATCTCTTCCGCATCGCGCAGTCAACAGGTACAGGCGTCAAGGGATGGCTTCCTGGTATGCCCAGTATGCCAGGTATGCCCAATATGCCGAACATGCCCAACATGCCGAATATGCCCAAGGTTCCCACCTCGGTCTCATCCTTGGGCCAGGCATCGCTGCCGAGTGTCAACATTTTCAGAAAGGCAACGCCCTCGCAAGTGCCGGCTGACGGGGAGAAGCCAGAGACCGAGAAGGCGAACGAAGCCGTCGGGGGTGTCGCCAAGACGGGAGATGTTGCAAAGCCAGAGACGGCCGTCGCCGACAACAAGAAGGAAGATCAAGAGACTGCAAGTGACGCTGTCGGCAACGAGACTGCTCAAGCGGCAGCAGCTGCTGGCCAACTCGAGTCTCAACCTGCCGAGCCCGCCGCTGACGACAGCAAGAAGAAGGGCTGGTCGCTGCCAAGCGTAAACATCTTCAGAAAGTCGGCGTCGTCCCAGGCGTCGGCTGCTGATTCGAAAGAGACTGTTAAGAACGATAGCGACAAGAAGCCTGAAGCGGAGGTCGCTGGTGATGGACAGGTTGAGGGTCGGTCGGCCACAGAAGCTGAGGCAGCTGGCAGCGAGGTCGCACAAGCAGCGGCTGCGACCGGCCAGCTGGAGATGGCCGATGGCGGCGATGATGCAAAGAAGACGACGGCATGAGGCCGAGCGACGTGAGAATCACAGGGATCTGTCATGTTTGGAAAACTACGAGCGCGGATTGATTGCATCGGAACCTTAGTACCTAGTTAGTTGAATCAGCAATAtgaaaataatagctaaaagattacccttttcttcaaTGATGAGCATCCGGTGTGGCACGGAGGTGGCTTGTCGGGCCTTGACTCCAACAAAAACTGTCAAAAGCCTAAATCGCGGGTGGCTGAACTTTCAAAGGAATTTGCTCAACGACATCTGGAATTGCTCCAAAAACATcaaaaataatagaattgGCATCGTGAAATGAATTGCGTCGAACAGCAAAAGGAAATGATTTCGCCCGGACTTGAACCGGAGACCTTCAGTGTGTTAGACTGACGTGATAACCAACTACACCACGAAACCGAAGTTGTTGACAGTCTACAGTGCCAAAACTCCTCTTGAAGGTAGCAAGCTGGAAGCCAGTGAGGAACCAAGTTTCTCCCTCGATAACGCGCTTTTCAAATCTCTGACTTTGCTGTAAATCACTTTTAGGCCTAAGGTCTCTATACTTGTCGACATGTCGTTTGCGGAACTAACGTAGCTATGACTTGGGCTATGCCTATTCATTTTGGTACCCAATACCACCCGTTGACTTTTGTCCTGGGTATACAACGTCGTGGACAACGGACCAGAGTCTATTCAGGGGAGAACGCAATGTATATGAAGAATGCGGGAGATTGGAGAACTTTTGATAATCGACCATCGAATAGGTCTCGTAGTTCTCACCTGGGCTCAAGAATAGCTTCTTGCACATGTGCCTCGAAGACCTCGTTTCTCGGTCCAATATCCCGGCTAGATCTACCTTTCTTCACCGCAAGCAAAACATGTGGTAGGTTATAATCGTCTTGATAGATTTGATGTACAACTTCAAGGCGCATGTAAACCTCGAAAATCAGCCGCGATTCGCCTCGCTCCTATGTGACTAGGCCAGCTCCGAGCGGTCCGCCGTATTTAAATCACTGTCCATGGGTCTAGGGTATAAAGACGCGATTTCTTATCATCGTATCCTTGCCTTACCCTGCAAAGATTAAGGTGTCATCCCGAAAGCCGAAGGCGCGGCATGGGCGGGCGGGTCAAACCGATCGTGATGGCAGTGCATGGTTAGTTGGCTACATGCAGCGAGTCTTGGTGGCCGGGCTTCGGTGAACATGAATTAATGACAATGGAACAGCTATCATTGATCTTGAAGCTGTCTTCAGATATCGACAACATGGTTCTACATGTCGTGATTTGACTTAAACCGCCTGTGCTGCGACCGATGTAGCAGAGGCCGTGGAGGAGGCATGTGATGGAGATGAGGTGATGAACTTCTTTCACAGCTGCAGAACCTGATCACCTCTTCGAAATTGAACATTTCGTCTTTGATAAGAAGTGGTCTCAAGAGATGGATCTAACGAGCTAGATACAAGCCTACATCACGAAACTTCGTGCAGCCTCCGCGCAATTCATGACGATTTCGGTGGCATTCCGGCCCCATGTCTCTTTCCGGCAGTCTGGTACGTTCCTGCGTCCATGTCCCTGTAACCGTCAGGTCGCGAATCTTGCTGCGGCTTGGTTAGTCGTTCGTTGCTGCGATTGCGAAGGGGAATATGCTCTAGAAAACGTTGACAGCGGCCCCAATTACTCCATTCGACATGAGATGAC encodes:
- a CDS encoding beta-galactosidase, with amino-acid sequence MMTTSRRSSLPTRAFGLTLLSLLLLILSPANALTVQPRQNSSTPTTGGRERVSINKGWRFWRSEFNPDGLIYDQRPDLVNLTDTFALKPWILPSANDFINDPAKHYERPGSEPSRNVSYASASFDDASWESVDLPHDWAIAGPFYTEENPIIGGGMGRLPVHGVGWYRRSLTVIPEDEGKSIFLDVDGAMSYAMVWLNGYLIGGWPYPYNSFRLDLTAHLKTGQDNVLAIRLDNPPDSARWYPGGGIYRNVWLTKISPVHVAQWGTYIVTKDVSSESATVDLVVDVENKGDSDQDVEVSTEIHLLDASTDKPGAKVAEFSSSSTSVTAGSKAQVNGSTTVTSPLLWGPPPTQKPNRYVAVTTVTVAGAVVDTYETRFGIRTVTYDANRGLLVNGEHVLIQGVNNHHDLGAIGAAFNTRAAERQLEVLEELGCNAIRMSHNPPAPELLELTDSRGFLVMDEVFDSWYRNKTANDFHLIFEDWHEADLRAMMRRDRNHASVIMWSFGNEVSEQQIGDPGTVPALELHGIVGEEDPTRPSTASMNFAKPNMSFPTAMDVLSLNYQGEGIRDTPNYSFLPGVRTHPLYADFHEAFPDKMILSSETASALSTRGTYMFPVTGDTGAPVNDTSGGNSTSQQVSAYELYSANFGSSPDKVFKAQDTHPFVAGEFVWTGWDYLGEPTPYYTARSSYSGIIDLAGFKKDRFFLYQARWRPDVKFAHVLPHWNWPEDRVGEVTPVHVFTSADEAELFVNGVSQGRQTRAELTYRFRWDDVVYEPGEIRVATYKAGAEWAETTVRTVGASAKLRGSADRTTIKADGVDLSFVTVEVLDSNGDVVRFADDEITFSVSGPGEIIATDNGDPADLVAFPSLVRKAYSGLVLAIVRSGEGVAGDITVTASGAGLEGVEVVVKTQ